The Gallus gallus isolate bGalGal1 chromosome 23, bGalGal1.mat.broiler.GRCg7b, whole genome shotgun sequence genome includes a region encoding these proteins:
- the IL22RA1 gene encoding interleukin-22 receptor subunit alpha-1 isoform X1, translated as MSSINTIIGAPEVECIPHVRSIKFLIHSPYTPLRGEDGHQLNIEDIYSKFSTVDYHLTIFNQRTHQKWKKNEHNKEFEVSNLDPDTEYNGTVHLYLLERSSKSQVFWVKTLPDNTWLFYCFVALGFCAGLVFAALGYVIYKYIKQHSAQPMSLDFRGLSSFQPLTLTVEHIIKPINVSKPSLLIPEAQFSQVGQCLDKALELPQPFHPSSGTYQQQDNLSVFQGAHLLCSVSAAPAGYAPQTSEQSTANLPMTYGVCVDGIDHSNKNNFLPNQLLKEVLSDSSAGGKLISHTLGKSCSCWNYREQQPNVALWDSSAMRDSALVHGSPQQIQQLLLRTDGAEGEEHLPQLLLPSVEQGGCYRQQTAELPLLLSSVTVDTDCAQDDESQSRPSAAHFLSVSNGNNLPGENTEWWVSPDSENKVQFQETWEAAQELNCMKLDNVVSQDTTSEYRNGISLTTLFKDLNLKVLWDQADENTEFC; from the exons CTATTATTGGAGCACCAGAAGTGGAGTGTATTCCTCATGTACGGTCCATAAAATTTCTTATACATTCCCCTTATACGCCGCTGAGAGGTGAGGATGGCCACCAGCTAAACATAGAGGACATTTACAGCAAATTTAGCACTGTTGATTATCACTTAACAATATTCAACCAAAGGACGCATCAAAAG tgGAAGAAGAATGAGCATAACAAAGAATTTGAAGTTTCCAATCTGGATCCAGACACTGAGTATAATGGAACAGTGCATCTATATCTCCTTGAGAGAAGCAGCAAATCTCAAGTATTTTGGGTTAAAACACTGCCAG ATAACACGTGGCTCTTCTACTGCTTTGTGGCCCTTGgattctgtgctgggctggTATTTGCTGCTCTTGGTTATGTGATCTATAAGTACATCAAACAACACAGTGCACAGCCTATGTCTTTG GACTTCAGAGGGCTCTCATCATTCCAGCCTCTAACTCTGACAGTGGAACACATTATAAAGCCTATAAATGTATCCAAACCTTCACTTCTCATCCCCGAAGCGCAGTTCTCACAGGTAGGCCAATGTTTGGACAAAGCACTGGAGCTGCCACAACCATTCCATCCATCATCAGGTACCTACCAGCAGCAAGACAACCTATCGGTGTTCCAGGGTGCTcatctgctgtgctcagtgagCGCAGCTCCTGCTGGATATGCTCCTCAGACCTCCGAGCAAAGCACTGCCAACCTCCCCATGACCTATGGTGTGTGTGTCGATGGCATAGACCACAGCAACAAGAATAACTTCCTCCCAAACCAGTTGCTAAAGGAAGTCTTGTCAGATAGCTCTGCTGGTGGGAAGCTCATCAGTCATACACTGGgcaaaagctgcagctgttggaattacagagagcagcagccaaACGTGGCACTGTGGGACAGCAGTGCCATGAGAGACTCAGCTCTTGTACATGGGAGCCCTCAGCAAATACAGCAACTGCTGTTGAGGACTGATGGGGCTGAAGGTGAAGAACatctgccacagctgctgctgccttcagtgGAGCAAGGAGGATGCTATAGACAACAGACAGCAGAACTGCCACTGTTACTGTCTTCGGTGACAGTTGACACAGACTGTGCTCAAGATGATGAATCCCAGTCACGGCCATCAGCAGCTCACTTCCTCTCAGTCAGCAATGGTAACAACCTCCCTGGGGAGAACACAGAGTGGTGGGTGTCACCagattctgaaaataaagtgcAGTTTCAGGAAACTTGGGAAGCAGCACAGGAGTTAAACTGCATGAAACTGGACAATGTTGTGTCCCAAGACACTACCTCAGAGTACAGAAATGGCATTTCTCTCACTACACTATTCAAAGACCTGAACTTAAAAGTACTGTGGGATCAAGCAgatgaaaacacagaattttgtTAA